The Aurantiacibacter arachoides genome window below encodes:
- a CDS encoding phosphatase PAP2 family protein gives MDQRQTNLDDAATGEGLIASMDLAVVGALHPYRDNPALKAIGAASELADQPPLIAASLGTLIAGLLTRRPRLARTGLAMLASHALATGIKTLVKDRIDRPRPGKVEREGEHAIEPGTSTDGEDRSFPSGHSAGAFAVARAVAREYPGGAPVAMALATTASAIQVPRKAHFPSDVIVGVAIGLASEAIVAFALRRLWRAD, from the coding sequence ATGGATCAACGACAGACAAATCTCGATGACGCCGCGACAGGCGAAGGCCTCATCGCTAGCATGGACCTGGCGGTTGTGGGCGCGCTGCACCCCTATCGCGACAATCCGGCGCTCAAGGCGATCGGTGCGGCGAGCGAACTCGCCGACCAGCCGCCCCTGATCGCCGCTTCGCTCGGCACGCTAATCGCCGGCCTGCTGACACGCCGGCCGCGGCTGGCACGTACGGGCCTTGCAATGCTGGCAAGCCACGCGCTCGCCACCGGCATCAAGACACTGGTCAAGGACCGCATCGATCGTCCGCGTCCGGGCAAGGTGGAGCGGGAAGGCGAGCATGCCATCGAGCCGGGCACAAGCACGGACGGCGAGGACCGCTCGTTCCCGTCCGGCCACAGTGCCGGCGCCTTTGCCGTGGCGCGGGCGGTGGCACGCGAATATCCTGGTGGCGCGCCCGTGGCGATGGCTCTCGCGACCACCGCCTCGGCGATCCAGGTGCCACGCAAGGCGCACTTCCCCAGTGACGTGATAGTCGGCGTGGCTATCGGCCTTGCGTCAGAGGCGATCGTCGCGTTCGCGCTGCGCCGACTGTGGCGCGCGGACTAG
- a CDS encoding c-type cytochrome: MRVSALFAAGSALALLLSGCGGDSNEVSDQINQAADGEGATRDAAVTPAQADETATMEADEAGEAGDAAEGEGAPAPTDTPSPAPSASATTRAAAPTAAPAPVAAAGPPQSFATCAVCHSVQRGQNGIGPSLAGVFGRRAGSVPGANYSAAMQGATITWNEGNLDRYLADPAAVVPGTTMPPPGLNPAQRREVIAYLRTL, encoded by the coding sequence ATGCGCGTGTCTGCACTTTTTGCCGCCGGTTCCGCCCTGGCATTGCTGCTTTCGGGATGCGGCGGAGACTCGAACGAGGTTTCGGACCAGATCAACCAGGCCGCCGATGGCGAGGGCGCGACGCGCGATGCCGCGGTCACGCCCGCCCAGGCCGACGAAACTGCAACCATGGAGGCCGATGAGGCTGGCGAAGCCGGCGATGCGGCGGAAGGGGAGGGAGCGCCCGCGCCGACCGACACGCCGTCGCCTGCGCCCAGTGCTTCTGCCACCACGCGTGCCGCCGCGCCCACTGCTGCGCCCGCACCGGTCGCTGCCGCGGGTCCGCCGCAGTCTTTCGCCACCTGCGCCGTGTGCCATTCGGTGCAGCGCGGCCAGAACGGCATCGGGCCGAGCCTGGCCGGCGTGTTCGGCCGGCGCGCCGGCAGCGTGCCCGGGGCCAACTACAGCGCGGCGATGCAGGGCGCGACCATCACCTGGAACGAGGGCAATCTCGACCGCTACCTTGCCGATCCAGCTGCCGTCGTCCCGGGCACCACCATGCCGCCGCCCGGGCTGAACCCGGCGCAGCGCCGTGAGGTAATCGCCTACCTCAGAACGCTGTAG
- the rplJ gene encoding 50S ribosomal protein L10, with translation MDRSQKSEAVAELNKVFNEVGVVVVTRNLGMTVGQSTDLRGKMRDAGASYKVAKNRLAKLALKDTDYAGIEEYLTGPVGLAWSTDPVAAAKAAVDFAKSNDKLEIVGGSMGTQVLDEAGIRSLASMPSLDELRGKIVGLVNAPATKVVRTIAEPAGMLARVVGAYAAKDAA, from the coding sequence ATGGATCGTTCGCAGAAATCTGAAGCGGTCGCCGAGCTGAACAAGGTCTTCAACGAGGTCGGCGTGGTGGTTGTCACCCGCAACCTCGGCATGACGGTGGGCCAGTCCACCGATCTGCGCGGGAAGATGCGTGATGCAGGCGCCAGCTACAAGGTTGCGAAGAACCGTCTCGCCAAGCTCGCCCTGAAAGACACCGATTACGCGGGCATCGAGGAATACCTCACCGGTCCCGTGGGTCTCGCCTGGTCGACAGACCCGGTCGCGGCCGCCAAGGCTGCCGTCGACTTTGCCAAGTCGAACGACAAGCTGGAAATCGTCGGTGGATCGATGGGCACGCAGGTGCTCGACGAAGCTGGTATCAGGTCCCTGGCCTCGATGCCCAGCCTCGACGAACTGCGCGGCAAGATCGTGGGCCTCGTCAATGCCCCGGCGACCAAGGTCGTCCGGACCATTGCCGAACCTGCAGGAATGCTGGCCCGCGTCGTCGGCGCATATGCCGCCAAAGACGCAGCCTAG
- a CDS encoding acyloxyacyl hydrolase: protein MHSSLAMLAALAATVTLPAAACAQEVFGGVYAHAVDTPFTLETTEGGVDIAAGVRFDGIEALGFLGKPEPYVVGNLNTRGDTSFAGVGLAWTIGDGPFYVRPGIGLVVHDGPELRVNPATGIRTDLGSRVLFEPEIGVGYRVSERASVEAHWMHISQGQIFDSNQNPGIDMIGARINYRI, encoded by the coding sequence ATGCACTCGTCCCTAGCCATGCTCGCGGCGCTGGCCGCCACTGTCACCCTTCCTGCCGCGGCTTGCGCCCAGGAGGTGTTCGGCGGCGTCTACGCCCACGCGGTGGACACGCCGTTCACGCTGGAGACCACGGAAGGCGGCGTCGACATCGCCGCCGGCGTGCGCTTCGACGGGATCGAGGCGCTGGGCTTTCTGGGCAAGCCGGAACCCTATGTTGTCGGCAATCTCAACACGCGCGGGGACACCTCGTTCGCCGGTGTGGGCCTGGCCTGGACCATCGGCGACGGACCGTTCTACGTGCGCCCGGGCATCGGCCTGGTCGTTCACGACGGGCCGGAACTTCGCGTGAACCCGGCCACCGGCATCCGCACCGACCTCGGCAGCCGGGTGCTGTTCGAACCCGAGATCGGCGTCGGCTATCGCGTGTCCGAACGCGCCAGCGTGGAGGCGCACTGGATGCACATCAGCCAGGGCCAGATCTTCGACAGCAACCAGAACCCCGGCATCGACATGATCGGCGCCCGCATCAATTATCGCATTTAG
- the rplL gene encoding 50S ribosomal protein L7/L12 → MADIAKLVEDLSALTVMEAAELAKALEEAWGVSAAAAVAVAGPAAGGDAPAAEEQTEFDVILTGDGGKKIQVIKEVRAITGLGLTEAKTLVESAPKVVKEGVNKAEAEEVKAKIEAAGGTVELK, encoded by the coding sequence ATGGCTGACATTGCCAAGCTTGTTGAAGACCTTTCCGCCCTGACCGTCATGGAAGCGGCCGAACTCGCCAAGGCGCTTGAAGAAGCGTGGGGCGTTTCTGCCGCGGCCGCCGTCGCGGTTGCCGGCCCCGCCGCCGGTGGCGACGCCCCGGCTGCCGAAGAGCAGACCGAGTTCGACGTGATCCTCACCGGCGACGGTGGCAAGAAGATCCAGGTCATCAAGGAAGTCCGCGCCATCACCGGCCTGGGCCTGACCGAAGCCAAGACCCTCGTGGAATCGGCTCCGAAGGTCGTCAAGGAAGGCGTCAACAAGGCCGAGGCCGAAGAGGTCAAGGCCAAGATCGAAGCTGCCGGCGGTACCGTCGAGCTGAAGTAA